Genomic window (Vitis riparia cultivar Riparia Gloire de Montpellier isolate 1030 chromosome 4, EGFV_Vit.rip_1.0, whole genome shotgun sequence):
GCAGTTGGTTCAGTTTCATTCTCAAAGCCACCTACCTTCTCCTGCTGAgtttcttttatcatttcatCAGATGGTGCCCTTGTATCATTCTCATGTTGGCCATTAGTGCAAGATTTGTCAACATGCAACACTGTGTTAATACATTGAGCCTGAGACAAGTTATCCATAGAAGCTACATTTCCCACATTGCTATCTGGATAAGTCTGCTTCTGAATTTCTAAGAGGGAATCAGAGTCCTTAGCACCAACTTCCCTTACATCATTCATAGTTAGACCTTGTGCTGAATTATCAGTCAACTGGATCCTACAATATTTTTGCAAGATTTCAGCAGATTTTTGTGGACATACGAAAAGACCCAGCTGAGGTACCTTACCTGGGATTTGGGCTAAATTGCCTTGGTGCATGAATTTCAGCAGAAGCTTGTCCTGATACCTTATCCCTATCCAGTCCTGACAAATCTAACTGCAACGTAACTATGCAAATTTAGCATTTTGACTGATAGTGTGCCAATCATCAAATGTCAGAGCAAATAAAAAGCAGAGGTTTACCTTCTGTTCagatataaaattgtataaaggACTCTGAAACCAAAGTGAGACTGTTATtgcaatattatatttaaaacagaatcaaacttaaaaagatgatgagaaaaaccaAAAGACAATAGAAACTGTAAGGGAAATAACTCCAACAAGAAGTAATAGATGGGTACCTTCGGAGTACAGTTGAAATCCCCACAAATAACAATAGGAGCATCATTCCAAATCTTAGAAACAGCATGAGCCTTATCGAGGAGTGCCCTAACCTGTTTGTGGCACACAAATCTGATTAAAATATGGCAACTTGTACTGTAGTTCGATGCATTCAGGACCGAGATTTTAGCCTAACGAAACTAAGCAACTGCATGAGAAGTATACTGATATTATTCAAGGAGTATTCAGGGAAATAGTAAAACTATTCTCTCACCGAATGGGTATGCTAAACCGTTCTCTCACCAAAGGGCTATACTAAACCATGCTAAGCCAAAGAATTCACAACAAAGCTTTGTAACATTCTGATAAGACACTTACAAAATTGATTCTATAATCCACaaagtaaggaaaaaaattactttcttttatttcattttcattattgaTAATACTCTGCACCTATTTTCTACAGGGTAAGACAAAATAACAGAAATAGCTACAGTAAATGAGAATTTTTTCCCAAACTAAGATGCTAGCAACGATGGAGCTGGCCACAGACAAAACTGAAGGAAGGGGTATTGGTTGAAAAGATAggaaagagaattaaaaaaacacaGCTGTGATGCTTGATAGTAAATCATACATATCAAAagacactttaaaattttttctaccCCAAACACAGCTGTGAGATATCTTTTCCATGTGCCTCCTAAAGAGGCGCTGCTGGAAAAACTAAGCAGCCCACCTCTTATTAGTACCACAGCAACAAAGAACCATGCATTCTATTCGTCTCTCAAATGTGCTTGGAGACAGGCTAATGATCATTTTGGTGGTGGTGCATTGTGCATAGTTATGTTGAAAGGGTGTATCAAACAGGAAAATGGGAGTGTTGTTTTCAGAAGACAGTAAACAATGTCCtaacatatatcaaaatttagtctgatcaaaaaacaaaagaaagaaagaaaaaaaagaagaagaaaaaatcaaaatttaggCAACAAATTTTCCATCACATATTTCTgtaatacaaaataatgaaagcAGTATCAGATGCACATCAGCATAAAGATTTGTATAAATTACATGTTAAGGTATGTTTGATCACATCCTTAATAATAGGACAGCTAATAATGAAAGACTGGGTGCGTGTGTCTGTGTATTCATATATTCTGTTggcctatttaaaaaaaattccaacaactTGACATCTTGTTCTTGCCAATTAGATCaccaaaagaaataatataaacatttaaACAGTCATCAATCATATAATTGTAAAAGAGAACAGAATGTCAGGAAACAACCAGTATAGTCTGAAACAGACAATAATTACCTGCCCAAGCTTGATCTCTCCTCTTCTAGGATTGTAAAGCACATGAATGTTGCAGATAACAACCTTATTAGAACCTGTTGAGCTGCAGACACAAATTGGTGATAAAAGAAACAGCCATCAAGgttcataaaaaatttgaattggaAAAAAGGTAAGACGAAAGAAATAAGGAACAAGACCCTATCTTTGCTTAAAAATTTGCTTGAAAGGATACAGCATTCACCATCTCACTCCAAAAAAGAAACTGGCATTTTGGTTTCAACTAAAATTTAGGGTATATGAAGTAAGTTTTTATTCACTAAGAAGAGCACCAAAGGGGTATAACCCAAGTACATATGCACAACAACCATCGAAGAAATGCTGCCTATCAGGAAAAAAGAACAGTCACCTAAGAAACAGGAGAGAAGGAAGGGAAACTAGCCGATACAACACAAAATATCAACAGAAGAGAGGGAATGTCCATCCATAGTTCCAGATCATTATAAGACCATATGTCATGAAATAGGtgtgaaaattaaaatctaCAAAtcctatctattttttttttttttgataagtaagttCTACAAATCCTATCTATTGTTGTAACAtatgctgattttttttttttaaaaaaactaatagctTAAAGAAACTGCCGAATTACCTTGCAGGTAGAGCTGACGTACTCCCACTATAATTCTGATTAATTGACTGttcaaagaaaaaatcaaagatCTATTAATTGAGACAAAGCCTTGGGGATTTATGAACAAAAAGACAAGATGAagagaaaattctaaaattgttaTAAACGCTGAAGAAATTTGCGCGAGTTTTAAAAGAAGACATGAAAAATCTAATGTACCTCCAGGACACAAATCTGAGCAACATTATCTCGGAGTCCGAGCTTATTGAATTCAATGCATTCCTCGTGCAACAACTTAaatctgattaaaaaaaattaccaaatcaattcttaaattatattacaaaattaaatttgctTAAGGGTCATATCAGGCAGCATCAGCATGAAAGGTCTCTTGTATCTGACAACAGTAGCAACCAAGAAGTACCAAAACGGGCCCAGTTATGCCAAGCAGTTAGGACCTCTTGATCACAAACACAAATGGGAAAATAACCAGAAACAATTCCtgtaaaaataattccaaaaagGTAAATGTTCACAAAAATAGATATATTCAAATCTATCTTAAATGCAAGCTATACATTTTAAAGCGCTTAAAATCCACATGACTTGTATACATGTAATACATGATGAAACATAGGCATTTCATATACAAGACAAGCACCAGGGAGGTATCTGCTCAGATAGAAATCTGACAACAGCCATAATCCTAAAAGCAGATATTTCACTCACAACTTACAAGAATCATCAATTTTTAGGTCCTAACACAAGTTGACAAAATTGGCTAATTTGGATTAAAGCCCAATCcttgatttattaaattaaatttcaatttttttaacacaagTTGACAAAATTGGCTAATTTGGATTAAAGCCCAATCcttgatttattaaattaaatttcaatttttttttcttgggtaaGCGGCCCTTTTTTGGTACCCCGGCAACTTGAATATGAAGTTCCCAAAACTATTAATTTAATAGTGTTGGAATATGGTTTGGAGAGGGACAATAACAATGATCAGGTAAACCACTACCTATACAAATTGGAGAGCTTTGTGCCTGAGCAAATATGATTATTAGTTAATaattgacaaaggaaatcagatccattaatgagataaaaaaatcaagagaataCAGAAATTTGAGATGTGAGTTACCTTGATGCTCGCCAAAAGATAGCACAGCCATCCACTGGATCACCAGTTCGCATCTATATGTTCACAAAAGATTATAGGACATCCATGAAATCACATTTGCTATGGAATGTGTTCAGAAAAAAGCTACAGTTTCTGAGTTTGTAATAGTTTAAAACTACCGATTACTTGCAAAACTTTAGATAGTACCCAGTGAGTTCACCCATTCTGATCCCACTTGACTTATTCAGTCTTTAAAAGTTTAGGGACAATATGAGCACATCCATCCAAAAAATCTGAAGTGGGGAAAtagaaataacaaaataaaaaacccatTGGCCTGTTGTGAATTCTTCAGTAGGGGTAAAATCCATTCTCCTTAGTCCTTACATCTAGTCAGAGTTAATGCAAACCAATATGGATACAGAAATGCATTCATAAGCTATGTGCAGATTAAATTCCCCACTTACTCATCTATTGATGATTCCCTTTGACACTTACTCCAAGTTGaagttttctcatttttttgtcAAGGTGTAGGAACCATATTAAAATCcttcttttctacttttttcCTACTCTTTAATTGATGTCATAATATACCTTCCAAATGCCAGTGTATCCTCGGAGCTTCAATTCctcctccaagtcaccaaaTCTATCTACCTCCTGAAAATGGAATCACACAAGTTTAAATcactgaaaaataaataatgagcaccacattatttatttatttatttttaaatgttggaaacaaaaaaaaaataatttgtacaGGAACAAAATTGTGAACAAGAACCAGCTTTGGTGGATGTCAGATCTGAATCTGTTTATCATGCAACAACCTGAAGGGAGTAGTGACAAAGTGACAGACTATAACAGCCACCAAAAGTGACAGCTTTGGGAAAGGGAATGAAGATAGAAGCAGATTGAAGAAAGTGGTGGGGTCGGTTGTTTCTAActctcaaaatgcttttgttgaAGGAAGACAAATCTTGGATGTGATGCTTACTGCTAATGAAGCAATTCACTCAAGGCTTGAGAATAGCTTAAATAGCATAGAATGCAGCTGAATTTAGACAAGGCCTATAATCATGTTAATTGGGCTTACTTGTTAGAAAtcctcaacaaaatgaaaatgtatTGGTTGGATCAATTGGCATCTCTATAGAGAGATTTCTGGTGTTGGTGAATGGAACTCCAGCTGGTTTCTTCTAGAGTTTTAGGGGTTTAAGGCAAGGAGATTTccttctatttatttgtttgttttagcCATGGAGGGGAACAACTAGTTGTTGAAGAGGGAAAAGGAGGGaggtttcatttcaaggtttaAGGTTAGTGGAAGGGGAGGAGGCgtttcatcttttatttgcAAATGACACTCTTATCTTTTGTGAAGCCAATTTAGATCAAGTTTTATATCTTTTGGATcttcatgtggtttgaagccataaCAGGATTGAAgatcaatttgaagaaaagcAAGTTAATTTCAATGGGCAATATTTCTTAATGTGGAGGATTTGGTGGCTGGTTGGGATGTGGGAAGGGGAAGGGGAAGCTCCTTGCTGTGTATTTGTTCCTTTAGGAGCCTCCTATAAATCAACAACTAGTTGGCATTCAATGGAGAAGAAGGTCCACAAGAGGTTGGCTATGTGGAAAAGACAGTACCTTTCTAAGAGTTGGCTTACTCTGATAAAAAAACTCTGTCATGCTCACACATTTATCATGTCTCTTTTTGTCTTGCTCAAGAGAGTAAGCTTAAGTATTGAGAACACTAAAAGAGACTTTTTGTAGGTAGGGGTTCCTTGTGGAAAAAACTGCATCTAGCGAGATGAGAAATAACTTGCAGGGAGAAATGTAATTGAGGCCTTGGTATTAAAAAGCTTTCAACTCTCAACAAGGCACTGTTGGGATAGTGGTTGTGGAGGTTTGCCTCAGAGAATGAGTCTCTTTGGAATGGGGTTATTGTTGGGCAGTGTGGGGAGGAAGAGGGTGTTTCTGGGAGAGTAGGGATCGCTTTGGTGTTGGGTTGTGGAAGGTCATCAGACAAGATCAACTAAATGAATGAACTTAGCAGGGAGTGAAAAAAGCagaaacagaaaataaataaataaatagcttGTTCCTTATCTAGAAGTAACATAAGACCTGGCAGAGTGATAACCTGAAAGCACATAACATCAGCAGACCACAGTCCAAGCTCGAAAATTATATTTCTCTTTCGCCATTCCCAGTCCAACATATGGCGAGGTATGTGAAAGTAAAGTCTGCTTCGTTGGTTGACAGCAAGATAATCAGCCAGAATATTATATGAGAGAACTGTAAACCGCTCTGCAAACCATACCagaaaaattctaaaagttAACCAACAAAAACTGCAGTACTGGGTGGAAACAAAAGGTCAGATTTAACATAAAGAGCATGTTCATATTAAGATAAGCAAAAGTACATGGAGTTGCAGTTTAAATAGTTCAACCAAAAATCAGATACTGTTAAAATGGATGCTTCATCTTCCTCTCATTGAAATGCAGATTAAGTGCATTAAAAGTTGATCTGATGGTTTAATATAATAGTAATTGTACAACATCAATGGCTCAAAACTGTCAGCTAAACTCTTAAGCTAGATTGCTTTATTTGCTATCATTTGATAGGCAAATAGAAAGAATATGTTAAGAAAAGAGCCTAACAAGAAAAGGCTGTAATCTTCGTATATGGGATGTTTATGAGGAAAAGCTTGATCACTTTTAATAATAGCTTAggataaaagaattaaataattttgaattacatTCAGGCACACTTGAAATCCACATAGCTTACAAGGTATTTATTGCAGTTCATTGTCTAATATAGTAAAAACCAACTCATAAAACATTATCGATATTAGGTCAATTGAATCTAAAAGTTCACACCTTTGAGAGCCAGTTCAATGAAACcaagcatgaacaaaaaaaCTTCAGTTAAACCACAAGCATCTTTTTCTACCaatcaaaaatttgaaaaagaaaatacaaaaataaaaaataaaatcatttaccCCCATTTTAGATCTATCAACCATATTACATTCTCTCAAATCATAAACTATCATGTCCCTCTTCACAGCCTCAGCCTATGTTCTCTTGGGCATTCCCACGTCCTTGTATTGCCTTGGATATGAACCACTTCATGCCTCCATAATGGCATGGTCAAGATCTTCATTACAAATGCCCAAACCAACTTTGTTgattttctcctcttttttttttgtctccgtTAGGCTACCTCTATCTTCTCATgaatagattaaaattgaaccaACAAAAAGTCGACTTTGCTTAAGTCACTGCTTTCCCTTTCAATTTTTGTTCGAGTGCCTCAAACTAGAAAACCAAACCAAGATGCTActtgttctttcttttgttctttataGCCTGAGCAAGAAACTACTTTTAGCCTTTTAGAATTAGATGTTTTCCTTATAACAGATGAACTGCATCCAATTTTTGCTTTCTGTCCTAtgaattttaggttttcaagTAATTGAACAAACGAACTATGCTAGTATGACAGTTCCTCAATTATCAACTAAGAAATTAGTACATGCTGATACTCAATAATCAGAGAAGCATAGCAGAGGTAACTACCACAGTGAGAAGAAGGTCCTGCTTCAGAATACTCCCAGTTCCGATAATCCAAGGGCCTAGTTGGCCGTGGCTGGAACTGCTGAGGTTGCTGGAAGCGGTGATTTTGATTGAAAGGTTGATTTGGGTTGAATGGCGGAGGTTGACGGAAACGTTGATTTGGGTTGAACGGTGGAGGCTGCTGGAACGGTTGGTTTGGATTGAACGCAGGTGACTGCCGAAATGGTTGATTTGGATTGAACGGTGGAGGCCTCCGGAACGGTTGATTTCGAGGAAAAGGTTGTCTTGGATTGTAAGATTGGGGCTGAAACCCACTCTCGTTAAAGTTCCTCCTCTCTCCTTGCCGCAACCCTAGGTTCGCGTCTCTCACCGACCGGAAATGTGAGTCTCCGGTCACTAACTCGCCGCTCTCGCCGGCGTCTGACCGGTTCGAAAACCCTCGCCTCCATCGGTTTCGACTACTTCGATACTGCAACAACAAAAAAAGACATACTTTTAAGCTTTCAAGAAAATTAACCTcagtttggttgctgagaaaatgtaagaaaataaaaattaaaaccaaaactaaaacgTTAAACTAGTTGATCCCAGAAGTTTATTCTTAGCTTAGTTTTATGGGGAACCAAACAAAGGTAGGAAACTTACAGTGGCGCGTGAAGACATGGTCGCGTTGGTGGCCGCAGCAGCGGCGAGGAAGCGGAGGGAAAGCGAAGAAGGCCTCGTTGAGAGAGAGACAGAACGAGCGCGTGGGTCACGCCCTTTATAGGCGCGTGTCTGCACACCCACCTGGACTATGATCAGGTTCCCCTGTTTCTGAAGTGTACGTTAGCTCTTCACCTTTCCACTGTTGGATGCCCTTTTGGCTTCATCCGACGGTCCACATCAAAAAGGGAAACAAGGCTCCTCCATCCTCAAATACCGTTCATCATCCCATCACTCATCGGAACatttcagagagagagagagttgaggTGAATACGATGTCGTTTTGTTCCTCTTTATCATCTCCTCAATCCATCTCTCTTTTCTCCAAGCCTTTCCATGGTGACAAACCTGTGAGCGTCTCTCTTAGCTCTCGCATCAGAGCTTCTGCTGACGTTCCTGATTTTCTCTCCGCAGATTGGTAAttctctccttctctctctgtAATTCAATTGTATCGACAATTTCGGAGTTTGCGCTTTTGGGTTTTGATTTGATATGAAGCTGTTTTGGTTCTTGACACAATTAAATTTTCGcgtcttaataaaaatatgagttAAAAAAGTCTTGGAAAATTGAAATGGCAGGCAATTATGTTTATTGGATATATGTGAGGAGCAGTTTGATGTGTGGAGGGACAGTAACGATAATTTTAGGAAGTtattggatcatgtgttggattGCAATTTAATAGGATTGCTGGGAGTAGCAAATAGTAGTTTTTGGTTACGAATTTTGGGGGGAAAACTTTTCAATGGATCATTTTCTGAGAACCTTTCGTGGGCTTGCCTTGCATGGGGCCATTTCATGCAAAAAAATTGAAGCTTAAGTCCATTACCTGCCCACAGTTTCAGGATCCAATACACACTTTCCAGAAACCTGAAAACATGAGTCAAACTTGGAAAAGTGCATCCATAGTTTTAGTGCTAAGATTGGTTCAGAGGTTGGAAAAGGAGAAGATTTGTGGAATGTTTTATTGGTTAAGGATTCCAGGAATGCTTGGGGTGTTCTTTGATCCCCACTCATATGCTACAAACATTTTGAAAGTAGCCAGTAGGTCAAGGAGGCCAAGTTTTTGAAAGTAGATAGCAGTTATGATTTAACGAATTGTATACTAGATATAGTCCATGTTGGTGCATGGAATTCCAATGTGGGTCAGTAGATGGGTAAGTCCAACAACAACCTCTCCTTGTTGCTCTGTTAGGACAAGTTCCTGGAAAAAAGGGTGATGAGGAGGTTCCTGACTATGTCTCTCCAGCGATAAGTTAGTCCAAGGTTGTCAATAATGCTTACACGAAACAATTGGCTTAAGGTTGGGGATTCGACCTTAGCTCCAAGTGTGTAGTGTGAAGTTGAGTGTGGGTGATGGATTTGGTTGTAAGGGATACAAACAAGGTTACCATCATTGACCTAACCAAGGTTGGTTGGTGTCACACCCAAGAAAGTTGCCCACAAATTTTTCACTTTGTGCAGCGCTTAGAAGCCTTTTAAGCCAACCTTCTTTAACCCACACACAAGATGCAACAAAGGAAAGCAACATAAGGCAATAAGGTTATTAGGTAATCCACCCAACTTGTATATTACCCTACAATGAGTTTATAAGCACGCTTAGACCTCTCTGAATAAGTCTCCCACAAGCTCTTTGGTGACTTCATGTATGCAGAGAATGACCTACCTGCTAGGCACACTGTTTATTGGTACCGAAACCTAACTCTTGTTAGAGTACAACAATGTCACTCTTAAGTTCGAGAATGAGTTGCCTAAATGATGGTGGTCAAATGCCATGAAAGGCTTAGCTTACCCTCATTGGAcagtaattgattttaaatgagaTTATTAAAACTCGATTCAAGAATTAGTATTAGAGCTAAGGGTTATGGATTTGGGCCATGAAGTATCATATTAGGGGAGGGATTGTTAGGTGTAATAATGTTGCTCTTATGCTCGGGGATGAGTCACCCAAATGATGGTGTTTGAATGTCATAAAAGACTTAGTCTACCCTCACTAGATACCAATTAGTTTTTAGGTTAGATGATCAAAGCTCAATCCAAGAACTCCCACATGCCATAAATTAGTCAACCACTTCCTCACATCTTAGTGGTGATTTGCTTCAAATGGCCTCAACCTTTGTCACTTGTTCTTAGATGGATTTGAAGCTCTCAATTGACACTGCCTATTAGTAGCATACAATGCTTACCTCTTGATCATTTCCACCTGTCCTCAAGCTTAACAACCCACTCTTTACCTTGCCACCATTGTAAGACTAGTGCTCTTTAGTCTAAAATGTCATGACATTGTAGCAGATGGGATCCTTATTGATGATGAAGATGGTATTGTCCACATCCAGAGGGCAGATGGGTATTTGATTGAATCCAGAGAAGGCATCACTAAATGATAGCAATTTGTGTTTGGCTATGGTGTTGACAATCTAGTCAATTCTCGATGTCTTTTGGGCAGACATCATTCAGGTTGGTAA
Coding sequences:
- the LOC117912616 gene encoding carbon catabolite repressor protein 4 homolog 6, which codes for MSSRATYRSSRNRWRRGFSNRSDAGESGELVTGDSHFRSVRDANLGLRQGERRNFNESGFQPQSYNPRQPFPRNQPFRRPPPFNPNQPFRQSPAFNPNQPFQQPPPFNPNQRFRQPPPFNPNQPFNQNHRFQQPQQFQPRPTRPLDYRNWEYSEAGPSSHCERFTVLSYNILADYLAVNQRSRLYFHIPRHMLDWEWRKRNIIFELGLWSADVMCFQEVDRFGDLEEELKLRGYTGIWKMRTGDPVDGCAIFWRASRFKLLHEECIEFNKLGLRDNVAQICVLESINQNYSGSTSALPASSTGSNKVVICNIHVLYNPRRGEIKLGQVRALLDKAHAVSKIWNDAPIVICGDFNCTPKSPLYNFISEQKLDLSGLDRDKVSGQASAEIHAPRQFSPNPRIQLTDNSAQGLTMNDVREVGAKDSDSLLEIQKQTYPDSNVGNVASMDNLSQAQCINTVLHVDKSCTNGQHENDTRAPSDEMIKETQQEKVGGFENETEPTAYDPVDDSKENQSISLSEGEAVVDQVNGGIWESTPPAASLHEETYSSDMIERRQGERITVISNPVHQFFSEHSQPGVDDEKDTPSTPYEINISDASTSFDIVLDKQLENLTLDEADEDTEENGNLGEDCSTFLSELNKTEETFPSDFGQSVRSDQILDDFSPSIEPEPFEMEISAYDPSVWTPMEIETATGNADCTHLEHPLKLRSTYTEVEDRSGTKDSNGEPLVTSYNRCFLGTVDYIWRSEGLKTIRALAPIPKQAMQWTPGFPTKKWGSDHIALATELAFTKD